From the Methylomonas sp. MK1 genome, one window contains:
- a CDS encoding FkbM family methyltransferase translates to MKANLEAIILRIFNKLFSCKLELDHIEFIRLLCKEKIFFKQDDVEAIKLVIQEGLRINDDNVASIGLVIKEELRIEENNIAPIGLLIKEELHINENNVASIRLVVQEDLRITSRNVGPIKVLIDGVTKDSVFGTRLSVELFRQLDKIVLLNRLGDIADLSEGIQLCYSQEGESLILDRFFDFRTQGFYVDVGAHHPKRFSNTYSAYKRGWRGINIDPTPGVKELFDEIRPDDMSFSLAISNVEGIQDFYLFSEPALNTFSKSLADEYQQLGYELIEVRPIESKKLATLFYECRIEKKIDFMSIDVEDHELQVLQSNDWSAFRPAVLLVEILNFDMLQADSYPVHSFIIDKGYVLFARTYNTLFYKDVT, encoded by the coding sequence ATGAAAGCAAACTTAGAAGCAATTATTTTAAGAATCTTCAATAAGCTATTTTCCTGTAAGTTGGAATTGGATCATATTGAGTTCATCCGGCTATTGTGTAAAGAAAAAATATTTTTCAAGCAGGACGATGTCGAAGCCATCAAATTGGTGATCCAAGAAGGATTGCGCATCAATGATGATAATGTCGCTTCTATAGGGCTGGTGATCAAAGAAGAGCTTCGTATTGAAGAGAATAATATCGCTCCTATAGGGCTGTTGATCAAAGAAGAACTGCATATTAATGAGAATAATGTCGCTTCTATAAGATTGGTAGTACAGGAGGACTTGCGTATTACTAGCCGTAATGTTGGTCCAATAAAAGTCTTGATTGATGGGGTTACTAAGGATTCTGTATTTGGAACTCGCTTGAGTGTTGAGCTCTTTCGGCAATTAGATAAGATTGTGTTATTGAATCGGCTAGGCGATATCGCTGATTTAAGTGAAGGTATTCAGCTGTGTTACTCGCAAGAAGGTGAGTCGTTGATATTGGATCGTTTCTTCGATTTTCGCACTCAAGGTTTTTATGTGGATGTTGGTGCGCACCATCCTAAGCGTTTTTCGAACACATACTCAGCTTATAAACGTGGTTGGCGAGGTATAAACATTGATCCGACTCCAGGTGTCAAGGAACTGTTTGATGAAATTCGACCAGATGATATGTCATTTTCGCTAGCGATATCTAATGTCGAAGGAATTCAGGATTTTTATTTATTTAGTGAGCCAGCTCTAAACACATTCAGTAAAAGCTTGGCGGATGAATATCAGCAGTTGGGATACGAGCTTATCGAAGTACGTCCAATCGAGTCAAAGAAATTAGCTACTCTTTTTTATGAATGCCGAATAGAAAAAAAAATAGATTTCATGTCTATTGATGTCGAAGATCATGAGCTTCAAGTTCTCCAATCAAATGATTGGAGTGCGTTTCGCCCGGCAGTGTTGCTGGTTGAAATATTGAATTTCGACATGCTTCAGGCCGATTCTTATCCTGTCCACAGCTTTATTATAGATAAAGGCTATGTTTTATTTGCTAGGACATACAACACGCTATTCTATAAGGATGTAACATGA
- a CDS encoding glycosyltransferase family 2 protein encodes MTDRHFKEPNLEPVVYILLPVHNRCKITLAFAECLKKQSYKNYRLILIDDGSKDGTAESILKVLSKVTVIRGTGGWWWAGSLQQGGNWLKQNKVSGNDVVLIMNDDTAFDEEFINIGLRILKDNPNALLTATGYNLKTGEPQDSGGYILNWADLSFTETYDNAAINCTSTRGLMVKVSDFLDVNGFYPRLMPHYLSDLEFTMRAQKKGKKLIIHPQFRIGIDFEATGHRELGKESFSEYIKKVFSNRAAMNPVHWSNFILLHCDSRYIFSNLKRIWGGVYHQGIRDRLIPEIKDKFGGRSKVDKV; translated from the coding sequence ATGACAGATCGTCACTTCAAAGAACCTAATTTGGAACCGGTAGTATATATATTGTTGCCAGTGCATAATCGTTGCAAAATTACTTTGGCTTTTGCTGAGTGCCTAAAAAAGCAATCATATAAGAATTACAGATTGATTTTGATTGATGATGGTTCAAAAGACGGAACTGCAGAATCCATACTAAAAGTACTCAGTAAAGTCACGGTTATTCGCGGAACGGGTGGCTGGTGGTGGGCTGGTTCGCTTCAGCAAGGGGGAAATTGGCTGAAGCAGAACAAAGTTTCCGGTAATGATGTAGTGTTGATTATGAACGATGATACGGCATTCGATGAAGAGTTCATTAACATTGGATTGCGCATTTTGAAAGACAATCCGAACGCATTGTTAACTGCGACTGGCTATAACCTCAAAACTGGCGAGCCTCAGGATTCAGGCGGATATATATTAAATTGGGCTGATCTCAGTTTTACTGAAACATATGATAATGCAGCGATCAACTGTACTTCGACGCGCGGTCTGATGGTAAAAGTGTCTGACTTTCTTGATGTGAATGGGTTTTATCCTAGATTAATGCCGCATTATTTGTCGGATCTTGAGTTTACTATGCGTGCGCAAAAAAAGGGTAAGAAACTGATAATCCATCCGCAATTCAGAATTGGGATTGATTTCGAGGCTACGGGACACAGAGAACTGGGTAAAGAATCCTTTTCGGAATATATCAAAAAGGTTTTTTCGAATCGTGCCGCAATGAACCCTGTCCACTGGAGCAACTTTATCCTGTTGCATTGTGATTCACGTTATATATTTTCAAATTTGAAGCGTATTTGGGGTGGAGTTTATCATCAAGGGATTCGCGATAGACTTATTCCGGAGATCAAGGATAAGTTTGGAGGGCGGAGTAAGGTTGATAAAGTCTAG
- the asnB gene encoding asparagine synthase (glutamine-hydrolyzing), with protein sequence MCGIAGIISRRIDSIQTDSCSRMLGTLVHRGPDGQGEYHDDQLVMGMRRLSIIDLQGGWQPLYNEDKSLVLIMNGEIYNYIELTEDLKKRGHIFSTHSDGEVILHLYEEEQEECLRHLRGMFAFALLDKNKGTVFVARDRMGEKPLYLYETGDAIYFSSEMKSLLASGQVPLELEPSAVNDYFHYQYVPEPKTPIKAVRKLPRAHYLKISLSDWKVAQYKYWDLEGVEPVEGDPVELVRNELDTVCELLIRSDVPVGVALSGGLDSSAIAALAAKKYPGAMHAFSVGYPGRPINDERTAAKELADMLGMPFHEIELETSDLVKNFEKMNFHRDDPIADISGFGYYSVNKAAREQGIPVLLQGQGGDEVFWGYQWVNDAAEANDKRRDKPRPTFKQFVKTSLKDLFGRRSEAHSSVKGYRPVFHELAPDFHMALADIRNYYTETFIQALGDASAFDLFTFDKPWKYSDILITRLICDTYLLENGIAQGDRLSMANSVELRLPFVDYKLVELVIGLRKTHQANPDYRQFPKPWLRGAMEGILPDFIIDRPKQGFAPPVIEWHNELFKAYGGYLDGGYLVESGVLTEEAGALLARGPFPRGAIAPISFKALVLEIWCREMRAISSF encoded by the coding sequence ATGTGCGGAATTGCAGGAATAATTTCAAGAAGAATCGATTCTATTCAGACGGATTCGTGTAGTCGAATGCTCGGAACTTTGGTGCATCGTGGTCCGGATGGTCAAGGCGAATATCATGATGATCAGTTAGTTATGGGAATGCGGCGACTTAGTATTATCGACTTGCAAGGTGGCTGGCAGCCGCTTTACAACGAGGATAAGTCCTTAGTGCTTATCATGAATGGGGAGATCTACAACTACATTGAATTAACCGAGGATTTGAAAAAGCGAGGGCATATCTTCTCGACGCACAGCGATGGAGAAGTCATTCTACATTTATACGAGGAAGAACAAGAGGAGTGTTTGCGCCATTTGCGAGGAATGTTCGCGTTCGCACTGCTTGACAAAAACAAGGGTACAGTATTTGTTGCGCGTGATCGTATGGGAGAGAAGCCGCTTTACCTCTACGAAACTGGCGATGCCATCTATTTTTCGTCAGAGATGAAATCTCTATTAGCATCGGGGCAAGTGCCTCTCGAGCTAGAGCCGTCAGCCGTAAACGATTATTTCCATTATCAGTATGTACCAGAGCCAAAAACACCAATAAAGGCGGTTAGAAAGCTTCCTCGCGCCCACTATTTAAAAATATCCCTCTCAGATTGGAAAGTTGCACAGTATAAATATTGGGACTTGGAAGGCGTTGAGCCTGTTGAAGGTGATCCAGTCGAGTTGGTCCGCAATGAATTGGATACGGTTTGTGAGCTGCTGATCCGATCTGATGTTCCTGTAGGGGTAGCCCTTAGCGGTGGTTTGGATTCCAGTGCAATTGCCGCGCTTGCCGCAAAAAAGTATCCCGGTGCTATGCACGCGTTCAGTGTTGGGTATCCAGGGCGTCCTATTAACGACGAGCGCACTGCGGCTAAGGAACTTGCCGATATGCTCGGCATGCCATTCCACGAGATAGAGCTGGAAACGAGCGATTTGGTGAAGAACTTTGAGAAAATGAACTTCCATCGTGATGATCCCATCGCCGATATCTCGGGTTTTGGCTATTACTCCGTTAACAAGGCTGCGCGGGAGCAGGGTATTCCTGTGTTGCTTCAAGGGCAGGGTGGCGATGAAGTATTTTGGGGCTACCAATGGGTGAATGATGCGGCGGAAGCGAACGATAAAAGACGGGACAAACCCAGGCCAACATTCAAGCAGTTTGTCAAAACTTCATTGAAGGATCTCTTTGGTCGCAGGTCTGAAGCTCATTCGTCAGTAAAAGGCTATCGTCCGGTTTTTCATGAGTTGGCGCCTGATTTTCATATGGCGCTTGCGGATATCAGAAATTACTACACTGAGACATTTATTCAGGCCTTGGGTGATGCGTCGGCTTTCGATCTTTTTACTTTCGACAAGCCTTGGAAGTATTCCGATATATTAATAACTCGGCTCATCTGTGACACCTATCTGTTGGAAAATGGTATTGCACAGGGTGACAGGTTGAGTATGGCAAATTCGGTTGAACTGCGCCTTCCTTTTGTTGATTATAAATTAGTGGAGTTGGTTATCGGGCTGCGCAAAACACATCAAGCTAATCCTGATTACCGGCAATTCCCTAAGCCCTGGTTGCGTGGCGCAATGGAAGGTATTTTACCAGACTTCATTATTGATCGTCCGAAGCAAGGATTTGCGCCACCTGTAATCGAGTGGCATAACGAATTATTTAAGGCTTATGGCGGTTATCTTGATGGCGGTTATCTAGTTGAATCCGGAGTATTGACAGAAGAGGCGGGGGCATTGCTGGCTAGAGGTCCATTCCCTAGAGGGGCAATTGCTCCTATTTCTTTTAAAGCATTGGTGCTTGAGATTTGGTGTCGGGAGATGCGTGCTATCAGCAGTTTTTAA
- a CDS encoding FkbM family methyltransferase codes for MLQKYIKELQDYGINLIDIGSSGSLDTKWTPIKDLINLVGFDPNKEECERQNKLPSQYKSSVFLPYAVHGKDGVETLYMTKSIYCYSLLKPNKQWLDRFSFHELFDVQGEEDIQVRAINNIEELKQFLPDVIKIDVQGLELPIFRKAGRLLDSAFYVETETGFTENYVGETTFSQLDVFMQANGFLMFDINVNHRVPRNNQFKDHPTGKEQILWAEAVWLKDYVGLDRQGKFDPHGFTDHKIKKILTLCALAQCYDFGFELAEFFHSKGLFSNLDLGALSSIEAWKLDGSADITENIEIKSDSELVFPKSFEVDLAPIVLFVFNRPDHTKRTLISLKSNPLAKESELFIFSDGPRDKNDEADVDAVRNLIDTLDGFKKITVVKKNANSGLAKSVIAGVTEVINKYGKAIVVEDDLLFSPYFLSYMNEALCSYEEDVRIFSVGGYSPPIPMPDDYKEDSYLSYRCCTWGWATWRDRWDRVDWDVKDFDQFINDPSQVELFNRGGDDMSQIFKQQMEGKISSWGIRWDYAHFKNDAYCFRPSHSIVGNTGNDGSGVHCAPTDAFDVSINLQSTFVFPKAGQLQLDEEINGRFATFYDGRPRNGSVLITSLVKTSLFRRMARRALKRAPVLRKFLVWRS; via the coding sequence ATGTTACAGAAATATATCAAAGAGCTTCAGGATTACGGTATTAATCTAATCGATATTGGGAGTAGTGGTTCGCTCGATACCAAATGGACACCCATCAAAGATTTAATTAATTTGGTAGGATTTGATCCTAACAAGGAAGAGTGCGAGCGTCAAAACAAACTCCCCTCACAATATAAAAGTTCTGTTTTTCTACCTTATGCCGTTCACGGGAAGGACGGCGTAGAAACCCTTTATATGACGAAAAGTATTTATTGCTATTCGCTGCTGAAACCGAACAAGCAATGGCTGGACCGCTTTTCTTTTCACGAACTTTTTGACGTCCAAGGAGAGGAGGATATTCAGGTACGTGCAATCAATAACATAGAGGAGCTGAAACAATTCTTGCCGGATGTTATCAAAATAGATGTGCAGGGTTTGGAACTACCAATATTTAGAAAGGCCGGGCGTCTACTTGATAGTGCATTTTATGTGGAAACAGAAACTGGTTTCACTGAGAACTATGTGGGGGAGACGACTTTTTCGCAGCTTGATGTGTTCATGCAGGCCAATGGCTTTTTGATGTTCGATATCAATGTAAATCATCGGGTACCTCGTAACAACCAATTCAAGGATCATCCTACGGGTAAAGAACAGATACTTTGGGCTGAAGCAGTCTGGTTGAAAGACTATGTCGGCCTTGATAGGCAAGGTAAATTTGACCCGCATGGTTTTACTGATCATAAAATTAAAAAGATTTTGACATTGTGCGCGCTTGCGCAATGTTATGACTTCGGTTTTGAGCTTGCTGAGTTTTTTCATTCTAAAGGCTTGTTTTCCAATCTAGATCTGGGAGCTTTAAGCTCGATTGAGGCATGGAAGTTGGATGGATCAGCTGATATTACAGAGAATATTGAGATCAAGTCTGATAGTGAATTGGTCTTTCCAAAGAGCTTTGAAGTAGATCTTGCACCTATCGTCTTGTTTGTATTTAACAGGCCGGACCATACTAAACGAACCCTTATTTCTCTTAAGAGCAATCCGCTGGCAAAAGAGTCGGAGTTATTTATATTTTCCGATGGCCCTCGCGATAAAAATGATGAAGCTGATGTAGATGCGGTTCGGAACTTGATTGATACTTTGGATGGATTTAAAAAAATTACGGTTGTTAAGAAAAATGCAAATTCTGGTTTGGCGAAATCTGTTATTGCTGGAGTAACCGAGGTTATAAATAAGTATGGTAAAGCGATAGTTGTCGAGGATGATTTATTGTTTTCGCCATATTTTTTAAGTTATATGAATGAGGCTCTATGTAGTTATGAAGAAGACGTAAGGATTTTTTCTGTTGGTGGATATAGTCCACCAATTCCTATGCCGGATGATTATAAAGAAGACTCTTACTTGTCTTATCGGTGTTGTACATGGGGTTGGGCAACATGGCGGGATCGGTGGGATAGGGTAGATTGGGATGTAAAAGATTTTGATCAATTTATCAATGATCCGAGTCAAGTGGAGCTGTTCAATCGAGGTGGTGACGATATGTCTCAAATCTTCAAGCAGCAAATGGAAGGAAAAATCAGTTCGTGGGGTATTCGTTGGGACTATGCGCATTTTAAAAATGATGCATACTGTTTTAGGCCATCCCATTCAATTGTTGGAAATACAGGCAATGATGGTTCTGGCGTACATTGTGCGCCGACTGATGCGTTTGACGTTTCTATCAACTTACAATCGACTTTTGTATTTCCGAAGGCAGGGCAGTTGCAATTGGATGAAGAAATCAACGGCAGGTTTGCTACTTTCTACGACGGTAGGCCGAGAAACGGTTCTGTTCTAATAACCTCATTGGTGAAGACTTCTTTGTTTAGAAGGATGGCAAGAAGGGCGCTGAAAAGAGCCCCCGTTCTGAGAAAATTTTTGGTGTGGCGGAGCTAG
- the rfbF gene encoding glucose-1-phosphate cytidylyltransferase, whose product MKAVILAGGLGTRLSEETSIRPKPMIEIGGRPVLWHIMKIYSTHGINDFIVCLGYKGYLIKEYFANYFLHMSDVTFDMVHNRTEIHQNDAEPWRVTLVDTGESTMTGGRLKRIRQYLGEEDFCLTYGDGVGDINITELVAFHRAKKRLATLTGVQPPGRFGALNLDGTRVASFDEKPHGDGSWINGGFFVLSPNVIDYVESDATVWERTPMERLAEEGQLSSFLHKGFWQPMDTLRDKLYLEDLWQSGNAPWKVWR is encoded by the coding sequence ATGAAAGCAGTTATTCTTGCTGGCGGGTTAGGAACACGTCTTTCTGAAGAGACCTCAATTCGTCCAAAGCCCATGATTGAAATTGGGGGGCGTCCGGTTCTTTGGCACATCATGAAAATCTATTCTACTCATGGAATCAATGATTTCATTGTATGTCTGGGGTATAAAGGCTATCTAATTAAGGAGTATTTTGCGAATTATTTCCTACATATGTCTGATGTGACATTTGATATGGTGCATAATCGTACCGAGATACATCAGAATGATGCAGAGCCTTGGCGGGTTACCTTGGTGGATACGGGCGAATCAACGATGACCGGTGGTCGTTTAAAGCGTATAAGGCAATATTTGGGCGAAGAGGATTTCTGTCTTACTTATGGTGATGGTGTTGGTGACATCAACATTACAGAACTAGTCGCATTCCATCGAGCGAAAAAAAGACTGGCGACATTGACTGGCGTACAACCACCAGGGCGATTCGGTGCATTAAATCTGGACGGAACTCGTGTCGCTAGTTTCGACGAGAAGCCACACGGCGACGGGTCTTGGATCAACGGTGGTTTTTTCGTACTATCGCCTAATGTGATTGATTATGTAGAGAGTGATGCTACCGTTTGGGAGCGAACGCCAATGGAAAGGCTTGCCGAGGAAGGTCAGTTGTCCTCGTTCCTTCATAAGGGATTTTGGCAGCCGATGGATACGCTGCGAGACAAGCTGTACCTTGAAGATTTATGGCAGTCTGGTAACGCGCCTTGGAAGGTTTGGCGATGA
- the rfbG gene encoding CDP-glucose 4,6-dehydratase, translated as MNLQFWNGKRVLLTGHTGFKGSWLSLWLQSMQAKVVGYGLTPPTKPSLFEVADVVKGMTSIIGDIRDLEKLRGVFSEYQPEIVIHMAAQPLVRYSYNEPVETYSTNVMGTVNLLEAVRYTNSVKAVVNVTSDKCYQNREWVWGYRENEPMGGYDPYSNSKGCAELVTAAYRNSYFHPDKYSDHGVSLASARAGNVIGGGDWAEDRLIPDIMRAITQGRPVNIRNPHAIRPWQHVLEPLSGYLLLAELLYDSGPSYAEAWNFGSSEDDAKPVQWIVENLTTSWGEGADWILDEGNHPHEAHYLKLDCAKAKMHLSWRPRWDLEKTLTSIVEWHRAYRDKSDMCALTLQQIDNYNRVFKNTKQEF; from the coding sequence ATGAATCTCCAATTTTGGAATGGTAAACGGGTCTTGTTAACTGGCCATACAGGCTTCAAAGGGAGTTGGTTATCGCTTTGGTTACAGTCCATGCAGGCCAAAGTTGTTGGTTACGGATTGACGCCACCGACAAAACCTAGTTTGTTCGAAGTAGCTGATGTGGTGAAAGGGATGACAAGTATTATTGGCGATATTCGCGATCTGGAGAAATTGCGAGGAGTTTTCTCAGAATATCAACCCGAAATAGTAATTCATATGGCCGCACAACCTTTGGTTCGGTATTCCTATAATGAGCCGGTAGAGACTTACTCAACGAATGTGATGGGTACGGTCAATTTGCTTGAAGCAGTGCGCTATACCAATAGTGTAAAAGCAGTCGTCAACGTTACCAGCGATAAGTGTTACCAGAACCGCGAATGGGTGTGGGGTTATCGCGAGAACGAGCCGATGGGGGGTTACGATCCCTATAGCAATAGCAAGGGTTGTGCAGAACTGGTAACAGCCGCTTATCGCAATTCCTATTTTCATCCGGATAAATATTCCGATCACGGCGTTTCACTTGCTTCAGCCAGAGCGGGCAATGTAATTGGTGGTGGCGATTGGGCGGAAGATCGACTGATTCCGGACATCATGCGAGCGATTACTCAAGGGCGGCCGGTCAATATTCGTAATCCTCACGCCATTCGTCCTTGGCAGCATGTATTGGAGCCGTTGTCAGGCTATTTGTTGCTGGCCGAGTTGCTCTATGACTCTGGACCAAGCTATGCGGAAGCCTGGAATTTTGGGTCGAGCGAGGACGATGCCAAACCCGTACAATGGATAGTGGAAAACTTGACTACGAGCTGGGGTGAGGGCGCGGATTGGATTTTGGATGAAGGTAATCATCCACACGAAGCACATTATCTCAAGTTGGATTGTGCCAAGGCAAAAATGCATTTGAGCTGGCGTCCTAGATGGGATCTGGAAAAGACATTGACTTCGATTGTCGAGTGGCACAGAGCATATCGTGACAAAAGCGACATGTGCGCATTAACCTTGCAGCAGATTGATAATTACAACAGGGTTTTCAAAAACACCAAGCAGGAATTTTAA
- the rfbH gene encoding lipopolysaccharide biosynthesis protein RfbH: protein MDKTELKQQIFNLVEQYSELHFAEKSFLAGTSSVPPSGKVLGASELKNMVEASLDAWLTTGRFNEAFEKRFAEFVGVPYALTTNSGSSANLLAFTALTSPKLGERALKPGDEVITVAAGFPTTVNPILHTGMVPVFVDVELPTYNIDPQKIEAAVSERTRAIMIAHTLGNPFDLDTVMAVADKHNLWVIEDCCDALGSTYKGQHVGQFGHIATCSFYPAHHITMGEGGMVFTKDRKLRKIIESFRDWGRDCYCAPGCDDTCGMRFGWQLGTLPKGYDHKYTYSHLGYNLKISDMQAACALAQMDRLPEFIAIRKRNFEYLKQRLHSCEQFLILPEATPNSDPSWFGFPITLRESAEYIRVDLLKYLDKYKIGTRLLFAGNLTRQPYFQDRVYRVSGDLNTTDQVMNNTLWIGVYPGLTEEMLCFVGDKLEKFFGVS from the coding sequence GTGGATAAAACAGAGTTGAAGCAGCAAATATTCAATCTGGTAGAGCAATATAGTGAGTTACATTTTGCGGAGAAATCGTTTCTGGCCGGAACCAGCAGTGTTCCGCCTTCTGGAAAAGTACTCGGTGCCAGCGAACTAAAAAACATGGTCGAAGCCTCTCTCGATGCTTGGCTAACGACGGGAAGATTTAACGAAGCGTTTGAAAAGCGTTTTGCTGAATTTGTCGGCGTACCATATGCATTGACGACCAATTCAGGTTCATCAGCAAACTTATTAGCGTTTACCGCATTGACTTCGCCCAAATTAGGTGAGCGTGCCTTAAAGCCGGGGGATGAGGTTATTACCGTAGCTGCGGGCTTTCCCACTACCGTCAATCCGATTTTACATACGGGCATGGTGCCGGTGTTCGTCGATGTGGAGCTTCCGACTTACAATATCGATCCGCAAAAAATTGAAGCTGCAGTGTCGGAGCGCACTCGTGCCATCATGATTGCTCACACCTTGGGTAATCCGTTCGATCTGGACACAGTAATGGCTGTAGCAGACAAACACAATTTATGGGTTATCGAAGACTGCTGCGATGCGCTCGGGTCGACCTATAAAGGCCAACATGTTGGGCAGTTCGGCCACATTGCTACTTGCAGTTTTTACCCGGCTCACCATATTACAATGGGTGAGGGCGGCATGGTGTTTACCAAGGATCGCAAGCTGCGAAAGATAATCGAGTCGTTCCGCGATTGGGGACGAGATTGTTATTGCGCTCCGGGTTGTGACGATACCTGCGGTATGCGTTTCGGTTGGCAATTAGGCACCTTGCCTAAGGGCTACGATCATAAATACACCTACTCGCATTTGGGCTACAACCTGAAAATCAGTGACATGCAGGCCGCCTGCGCTCTGGCGCAGATGGATCGTTTGCCTGAATTTATTGCGATACGTAAACGGAATTTTGAGTATCTTAAACAGCGCCTACATTCCTGTGAACAGTTTTTAATTCTGCCTGAGGCGACTCCAAATAGCGATCCTTCCTGGTTCGGTTTTCCGATTACATTGCGGGAATCCGCTGAGTATATCCGCGTCGATCTGCTGAAATATCTGGACAAATATAAAATAGGTACGCGACTTTTGTTTGCTGGCAACCTAACTCGTCAACCTTATTTTCAAGACAGGGTTTATCGTGTTAGCGGCGATCTCAACACTACCGATCAGGTAATGAATAATACGTTATGGATTGGTGTGTATCCTGGTTTAACTGAGGAAATGTTGTGTTTTGTTGGTGACAAACTCGAAAAGTTCTTTGGTGTGAGTTAA
- a CDS encoding NAD-dependent epimerase/dehydratase family protein, producing the protein MSLRVLLTGITGFLGSHLATELLNKGHEIVALKRKLSPMTRVSSKFSNLSLQNLEETDLSELFYGYKQFDAVIHTATCYGRNGEDSCQILEANLLFPLKLMQASADANVGLFVNTDTALDEYLNPYSLSKVQFTDWGRYFARKRKIQFVNLKLEHFYGTGDDNSKFTAHVINSCLANVPELDLTLGEQKRDFIHIDDIVSAYSLILEKRSALEDWFLEFEVGSGTAVTIRQFVETVHNLTASNTRLNFGALPYRFGETMFSQANTEALRALGWHCHYELLEGLQLIIQRSKQ; encoded by the coding sequence TTGAGTTTGCGTGTTTTGCTTACTGGAATAACTGGCTTTTTGGGTAGTCACTTAGCTACTGAATTGCTCAATAAAGGCCACGAAATTGTTGCCCTGAAACGAAAGTTATCTCCTATGACACGGGTTTCCTCCAAGTTTTCCAATTTATCATTGCAAAACTTGGAGGAAACCGATCTTTCCGAATTATTTTATGGTTATAAACAATTTGATGCAGTGATTCATACCGCTACTTGTTATGGCAGAAATGGTGAGGATTCTTGTCAAATATTAGAAGCAAATTTGCTCTTCCCATTAAAGTTAATGCAAGCTTCTGCGGATGCAAATGTTGGATTATTTGTTAATACCGATACTGCATTGGATGAATATCTTAATCCATACTCACTTTCAAAGGTACAATTCACAGACTGGGGACGATATTTTGCAAGAAAAAGAAAAATTCAGTTTGTGAATTTGAAGTTAGAGCATTTTTACGGAACTGGTGACGATAATTCAAAATTTACTGCTCACGTTATCAATAGTTGTTTAGCTAATGTCCCGGAGTTAGATTTAACATTGGGAGAGCAGAAGCGGGATTTTATTCATATCGATGACATCGTATCTGCATATTCTTTAATACTGGAAAAAAGAAGTGCATTGGAAGATTGGTTTTTAGAATTTGAAGTGGGCAGTGGCACGGCTGTTACAATCAGGCAGTTTGTTGAAACTGTACACAATCTAACCGCGTCGAATACCCGATTGAATTTTGGCGCATTGCCTTATAGGTTTGGTGAAACAATGTTTTCGCAGGCAAATACCGAAGCTTTGCGAGCTTTGGGATGGCATTGTCATTACGAGCTTCTCGAGGGTTTGCAGTTGATAATCCAAAGGAGTAAGCAGTGA